The nucleotide sequence TTGTCGTAAAAGAATTGTTACTGTATGCACTTACAGGATATAAAAAGACACGCCTCAAGAATTCTATTTGCTCGCTTTGAAGCGGTTTGATATTCAATTTAATGCTTTTCTTACAAAAGCGGGAAGTGCTTTCCAATTAGGTAGGAGGCCTAATTTTAATGGGTGGTAAATAACTTAGGTGTTATTTACTGTACCTCTCCAACATACTTTTTTGATTCAATTATATTTTCAATATTATCGGGTAGTGCAGAGAACAAATTAAGCCCTGTTAATTGTTCTACTTTATCTACAGTTGTAATGTAGTTAAACCATTTTAGGTTGTCTGCATCTTGGTTATTCGGCACATTTATTGCGATAACTTTTGTGCTTGCACTAACTCGGTTTTTATCATTGCTCCCAACCGGTAATATTAATGCAACTTTCCAACAAGATGCCGGCACGGTTATTTTACCGGATGCAATACTTGTAACAGGAAAAGGATACACAGAGCCTGTCCCTCCAACTCCTGCTGAGCCTGCAACAATATATAGCTCATAGCCTTGTCCTGCTAGTGTTCTGCAAAAATTTTCGAACAAACGCCACACTTTTCTATTGTGATCCGGAGCTTGTGGCACCATGTTGGTCATGTTAAAAGTAGCAGAGTTGTCTGATGGTCCACCATCTCTATCGTCCGATGGGCACATGTGTCCTTTGTCAAATCCGGTAAGTTTGTAATCGGCAGGTTTTACTGCATACCATCCAAATGGCATGGTAGGGTCGGCTACAAAATCATCTTTTCTTACAGCGGTTCCCCTCCATCCTAAACTTAAGTGCCAACTTACCCAATTGGGAATACCCTTAGTTCTGTTGTATGATAAGGTGTATTGTGGCTTTACCATTAAATAATTATTGAAATTTGCAATGTTATTATTGGCATTGCTTGGGTTACCCAATGCTAAATTGTTGTCTCTTGTTGGTGCAGGGATTGTTCCGGTAACTGAAATGTTATCAATATTTAAGCGATTGGGACCACCGGAAATTTTTCGCAATTCAAGCCTTGTTCTATAGGTAGTGTTTAAAGTAAATGTGGCTGTTTTTAAAGAGCCCGGATGCGAAGTTACTGGTGGTCCTGCCTTTTGCCAGGACAGTCCATTGCTAGTAGAAAACCACAGCTCCCAGGTGCTTGGCCCGTCAGTGCCATGTGCGGCATGCAATATAGTTACAACAGAAATTCCGTCAATAACATTAAACATCATTCGTGCGCTGCCATTGTTTATTAGCCTTAGCGAGCGTAATCCTTTTTTCTTATCGTCTTGTTGAGTGCCACTCATGGCATTGTCTAAATACCATGCACCTGTCCAAAAGTAGGTAGTGTCGGCT is from Bacteroidota bacterium and encodes:
- a CDS encoding DNA/RNA non-specific endonuclease, yielding MKAKYISIIGIIFSVFLISCKKDLEKETPKDFLLVEAESAPTIKRFEEGFEGNYKVGYPADTTYFWTGAWYLDNAMSGTQQDDKKKGLRSLRLINNGSARMMFNVIDGISVVTILHAAHGTDGPSTWELWFSTSNGLSWQKAGPPVTSHPGSLKTATFTLNTTYRTRLELRKISGGPNRLNIDNISVTGTIPAPTRDNNLALGNPSNANNNIANFNNYLMVKPQYTLSYNRTKGIPNWVSWHLSLGWRGTAVRKDDFVADPTMPFGWYAVKPADYKLTGFDKGHMCPSDDRDGGPSDNSATFNMTNMVPQAPDHNRKVWRLFENFCRTLAGQGYELYIVAGSAGVGGTGSVYPFPVTSIASGKITVPASCWKVALILPVGSNDKNRVSASTKVIAINVPNNQDADNLKWFNYITTVDKVEQLTGLNLFSALPDNIENIIESKKYVGEVQ